A region of Paractinoplanes abujensis DNA encodes the following proteins:
- a CDS encoding glycoside hydrolase family 9 protein, whose amino-acid sequence MKARALLAALVLGLVTLVLPTGTAAAAPTYSYGEALQKSLFFYEAQVAGKKPSWNRVSWRGDSALRDGQDVGLDLTGGWFDAGDHVKFGLPMAFTTTMLAWGAIENRAAYANSGQLTHLLNNLRVPNDYFIKAHPSANVLYGQVGKGDDDHKWWGPAEVMPMARPAYKIDASCGGTELAAETAAAMAASSMVFRTTDPSYAETLLTHAKQLYTFADTVRKSYHACITDATSFYRSWSGYADELVWGAIWLHRATGDAAYLAKAEAGYDAQGNENQTSTKMYKWTISWDNKQYGNYVLLSNLTGKQKYVDDANRWLDWFTVGVNGDKVRTSPGGMVVVDTWGALRYAANTAFVALVYSDALTDATRKQRYHDFAVRQIDYALGANPRNASYVIGFGANSPKNPHHRTAHGSWWDSQQVPEQTRHVLYGALVGGPSAPDDKYTDSRGDYVMNEVATDYNAGFTSALARLYGEYGGPALAGFPQAEKPDIPELSVETTITQNETRATGVKVVVYNKSAFPARALTAGKFRYYFTRDGDAALTVSSPYTQGCPGPTSAKQFSGAIWYVEVDCTGYPIAPAGQSAHRMEVQLKIGVAEGGTWNPANDPSYQAAAGPNQGVTLYDGTTLVWGAEPDGTGPTPTPSPTPPTPTPTPPTPTPTPPTPTPTPTQPAGCRVAYSTNDWGSGFTGSITITNGPTALTAWTLAFPYAAGQQITQAWSATVTQTGPQVTATNTSWNGNLAPGATVTFGFNATHTGSNPRPSTFTLNGTACPSS is encoded by the coding sequence ATGAAAGCCCGCGCCCTCCTGGCTGCCCTCGTCCTCGGCCTCGTCACCCTCGTCCTGCCGACCGGTACGGCAGCGGCCGCGCCCACCTACAGCTACGGGGAAGCGCTGCAGAAATCGCTGTTCTTCTACGAGGCCCAGGTCGCCGGCAAGAAGCCGAGCTGGAACCGCGTCTCCTGGCGGGGCGACTCCGCGCTGCGCGACGGTCAGGACGTCGGGCTGGACCTGACCGGCGGATGGTTCGACGCGGGCGACCACGTCAAGTTCGGGCTGCCCATGGCGTTCACGACCACGATGCTGGCCTGGGGTGCGATCGAGAACCGGGCCGCGTACGCGAACTCCGGTCAGCTGACCCACCTGCTCAACAACCTGCGGGTGCCCAACGACTACTTCATCAAGGCGCACCCCTCGGCCAACGTGCTCTACGGGCAGGTGGGCAAGGGCGACGACGACCACAAGTGGTGGGGCCCGGCCGAGGTGATGCCCATGGCCCGGCCCGCGTACAAGATCGATGCCAGTTGCGGGGGCACGGAGCTGGCGGCGGAGACTGCGGCGGCCATGGCGGCGAGCTCGATGGTCTTCCGGACGACCGATCCCTCGTACGCGGAAACGCTCCTGACGCACGCGAAGCAGCTGTACACCTTCGCCGACACCGTGCGGAAGAGCTACCACGCGTGCATCACCGACGCGACGTCGTTCTACCGGTCGTGGAGCGGCTACGCCGACGAACTCGTGTGGGGCGCCATCTGGCTGCACCGTGCCACCGGTGACGCCGCCTACCTGGCCAAGGCCGAGGCGGGCTACGACGCGCAGGGCAACGAGAACCAGACCAGCACCAAGATGTACAAGTGGACGATCTCGTGGGACAACAAGCAGTACGGCAACTACGTGCTGCTGTCCAACCTGACCGGCAAGCAGAAGTACGTGGACGACGCGAACCGCTGGCTCGACTGGTTCACGGTCGGCGTCAACGGTGACAAGGTGCGCACCTCCCCCGGTGGCATGGTCGTCGTCGACACGTGGGGCGCGCTGCGGTACGCCGCCAACACGGCGTTCGTCGCGCTGGTCTACAGCGATGCGCTCACCGACGCCACGCGCAAACAGCGATACCACGACTTCGCCGTACGGCAGATCGACTACGCCCTCGGCGCCAACCCGCGCAACGCGAGTTACGTCATCGGGTTCGGCGCCAACTCCCCCAAGAACCCGCACCACCGCACGGCGCACGGCTCGTGGTGGGACAGCCAGCAGGTGCCCGAGCAGACCCGGCACGTGCTCTACGGCGCCCTGGTCGGCGGCCCGTCCGCGCCCGACGACAAGTACACCGACAGCCGCGGCGACTACGTGATGAACGAGGTCGCCACCGACTACAACGCCGGTTTCACCTCGGCGCTGGCCCGGCTCTACGGCGAGTACGGCGGTCCCGCCCTGGCCGGCTTCCCGCAGGCCGAGAAGCCCGACATCCCCGAACTGTCGGTCGAAACCACGATCACGCAGAACGAGACCCGTGCCACCGGAGTCAAAGTGGTCGTCTACAACAAGTCGGCCTTCCCGGCCCGCGCGCTGACCGCCGGCAAGTTCCGCTACTACTTCACCCGCGACGGCGACGCCGCCCTGACCGTCAGCTCGCCGTACACGCAGGGCTGCCCCGGCCCGACGAGCGCGAAGCAGTTCTCCGGCGCCATCTGGTACGTCGAGGTCGACTGCACCGGCTACCCGATCGCCCCGGCCGGTCAGTCCGCCCACCGCATGGAGGTCCAGCTCAAGATCGGCGTGGCCGAGGGCGGCACGTGGAACCCGGCCAACGACCCGTCCTACCAGGCGGCCGCCGGCCCCAACCAGGGCGTGACGCTGTACGACGGCACCACGCTCGTCTGGGGCGCCGAGCCGGACGGCACCGGCCCCACTCCGACACCCAGCCCGACCCCGCCCACCCCGACCCCCACACCGCCGACCCCCACCCCGACCCCGCCGACCCCCACGCCGACGCCGACGCAGCCCGCCGGGTGCCGGGTCGCGTACTCCACCAACGACTGGGGCAGCGGCTTCACCGGCTCGATCACCATCACCAACGGCCCGACGGCACTCACCGCATGGACCCTGGCCTTCCCGTACGCCGCGGGCCAGCAGATCACTCAGGCCTGGTCCGCGACCGTGACCCAAACCGGCCCGCAGGTCACCGCCACCAACACGTCCTGGAACGGCAACCTCGCCCCCGGAGCGACAGTCACGTTCGGCTTCAACGCCACCCACACCGGCAGCAACCCCCGCCCGTCCACATTCACCCTCAACGGCACCGCCTGCCCGTCGTCGTGA
- a CDS encoding PadR family transcriptional regulator yields the protein MQEPTFLILTALAAQPLHGYGIVQSVAALSDGEVKLRPGTLYGALDRLDQQGLIAVDHEEQVDGRLRRYYRLSDHGAAVLAVQAERLRSRAALAERQLGLRPGAAGGVA from the coding sequence GTGCAAGAGCCGACGTTTCTCATCCTGACCGCGCTGGCGGCCCAGCCGTTGCACGGTTACGGCATCGTCCAGTCCGTCGCCGCGTTGTCCGACGGGGAGGTGAAGCTGCGCCCCGGCACGCTCTACGGCGCGCTCGACCGGCTCGACCAGCAGGGCCTGATCGCCGTCGACCACGAGGAGCAGGTCGACGGCCGCCTCCGGCGGTACTACCGGCTCAGCGATCACGGCGCGGCCGTGCTGGCCGTGCAGGCCGAACGGCTGCGCAGCCGGGCCGCCCTGGCCGAACGCCAGCTCGGCCTGCGCCCCGGCGCCGCCGGGGGTGTCGCATGA
- a CDS encoding HAMP domain-containing sensor histidine kinase: protein MRVRLLLITAALLLAGLGLFGTVVAGRLSHYQVDRLDTQLRSLTQLLSRVPAAQPGPAADPSLLDPALDLIGAPYLVYLDADGTVLRSAFSSRLEPSVLPPAADLLALPTDGTGAFLPAAGGPERWRAVAARTAGGNGTVVAASPMTQADATVAQLRLTSLAGGAVLLVVLTGLGWFALGRGLRPLRRIEHTAAAIAAGDLTRRVPGLAPPGTEIGRLAGSLNTMLGQLERAFADRAAAEARMRTFVSDVSHELRTPLFVIKGSTDLHRMGALAEQSDVDDAMRRIEREATRLTALTEDLLLLAQLDDAPGGQLDRAPMDLRTLATDARHDLHALDPARPLTLTGPGGLGPPGPAPVDADEARLRQVVTNLVGNAIAHTPPGTPVRIGVGTVDGRAVLEVADSGPGMPADQAARVFDRFYRTDRSRTRTGGASAGLGLAIARSLARAHGGDIELSTRAGAGAVFRLVLPPT, encoded by the coding sequence TTGCGCGTACGTCTCCTGCTCATCACCGCCGCCCTGCTGCTGGCCGGTTTGGGGCTGTTCGGCACGGTCGTCGCCGGCCGGCTGTCGCACTACCAGGTCGACCGGCTCGACACCCAGCTCCGATCGCTCACCCAGCTGCTCTCGCGGGTGCCCGCGGCTCAGCCCGGCCCGGCCGCCGACCCGTCGCTGCTGGACCCCGCGCTCGACCTGATCGGCGCGCCCTACCTCGTCTATCTGGACGCCGACGGCACGGTGCTGCGCAGTGCCTTCTCGTCGCGGCTGGAACCGTCGGTCCTGCCGCCCGCCGCCGACCTGCTGGCCCTGCCCACCGACGGCACCGGTGCCTTCCTGCCGGCCGCCGGCGGCCCGGAACGCTGGCGGGCCGTCGCCGCCCGGACCGCCGGCGGGAACGGCACGGTGGTCGCCGCGTCACCGATGACACAAGCCGACGCCACCGTCGCCCAGCTGCGCCTGACCAGTCTGGCCGGCGGGGCGGTGCTGCTGGTCGTGCTGACCGGGCTGGGCTGGTTCGCCCTGGGCCGGGGGCTGCGGCCGCTGCGCCGGATCGAGCACACGGCGGCGGCCATCGCGGCGGGCGACCTGACCCGGCGCGTGCCGGGCCTGGCACCCCCGGGCACCGAGATCGGCCGCCTGGCCGGCTCGCTCAACACCATGCTCGGCCAGCTCGAACGCGCGTTCGCCGACCGGGCCGCCGCCGAGGCGCGGATGCGGACGTTCGTCTCGGACGTCAGCCACGAACTGCGGACGCCGCTTTTCGTCATCAAGGGCTCGACCGACCTGCACCGCATGGGCGCCCTGGCCGAGCAGTCCGATGTGGATGACGCCATGCGCCGGATCGAGCGCGAGGCGACCCGGCTGACCGCGCTCACCGAGGACCTGCTGCTGCTGGCCCAGCTCGACGACGCGCCCGGCGGCCAGCTCGACCGGGCCCCGATGGACCTGCGCACACTGGCCACCGACGCCCGGCACGACCTGCACGCCCTCGACCCCGCGCGCCCGCTCACACTGACCGGCCCGGGCGGTCTCGGACCACCGGGACCGGCGCCGGTGGACGCGGACGAGGCCCGGCTGCGCCAAGTGGTGACGAACCTGGTCGGCAACGCGATCGCGCACACCCCGCCCGGCACACCCGTGCGCATCGGGGTGGGCACAGTGGACGGGCGCGCGGTGCTGGAGGTGGCCGACAGCGGGCCGGGCATGCCCGCCGACCAGGCCGCGCGAGTGTTCGACCGGTTCTATCGCACGGACCGGTCCCGCACCCGCACGGGTGGGGCCAGCGCGGGGCTGGGGCTGGCCATCGCGCGCTCGCTGGCCCGGGCCCACGGCGGCGACATCGAGCTGTCGACCCGGGCCGGGGCGGGCGCGGTGTTCCGGCTCGTGCTGCCGCCCACATAG
- a CDS encoding response regulator transcription factor gives MTPSADAERLLVVDDEATVRELLSATLRFAGFRVSSAGTAAEAISAATAEPPDLVLLDVMLPDMDGFEVVRRLREHRTGKRGGPVPVLFLTARDRQADKVTGLSLGADDYVTKPFDLEELIARIRAILRRTGGSQAGLLSVGALTLDTEGHQVTRDGRPVKISPTEFRLLRYLMENAGRVVTKAQILDRVWHYDFGGDASIVDTYISYLRRKADTGDVRLIQTVHGVGYVMREPRR, from the coding sequence ATGACACCGAGCGCTGACGCCGAACGCCTGCTGGTGGTGGACGACGAGGCCACCGTACGGGAACTGCTGTCGGCGACGCTGCGGTTCGCCGGTTTCCGGGTGAGCTCGGCCGGCACCGCCGCCGAGGCGATCAGCGCGGCCACCGCCGAGCCGCCCGACCTGGTGCTGCTCGACGTCATGCTGCCCGACATGGACGGCTTCGAGGTGGTGCGGCGGCTGCGCGAACATCGTACGGGGAAACGCGGCGGCCCGGTCCCGGTGCTCTTCCTGACCGCGCGCGACCGGCAGGCCGACAAGGTGACCGGGCTGTCGCTGGGCGCCGACGACTACGTGACGAAGCCGTTCGACCTGGAGGAGCTGATCGCCCGGATCCGCGCGATCCTCCGCCGTACGGGTGGCTCGCAAGCCGGGCTGCTCAGCGTGGGCGCGCTGACCCTCGACACCGAAGGGCATCAGGTGACGCGCGACGGCCGCCCGGTGAAGATCTCGCCGACCGAGTTCCGGCTGCTGCGCTACCTGATGGAGAACGCGGGCCGGGTCGTGACCAAGGCGCAGATCCTCGACCGGGTCTGGCACTACGACTTCGGCGGGGACGCCAGCATCGTCGACACGTACATCTCCTACCTGCGCCGCAAGGCCGACACCGGTGACGTCCGACTGATCCAGACGGTGCACGGCGTGGGTTACGTGATGCGGGAGCCACGACGATGA
- a CDS encoding ABC transporter permease → MRTLHAEWVKLRSLRSTWLTLACLFVVGLGISALAANATGDTWAEATAADRQAWDPTGHSLTAYIVAQLIIGVLGILVVTSEYATGLMSTTLTATPRRTRVLAAKVTLAAVIAVVAGELLMFGAFLIGQALIARQGVPSAALGDPGVLPAVLAGGLYLAVIGLLAVGLGALVRATAGALATLVGIVFLVPALAGLFPSWMRGIFDYWPTLGGAAALTTVPDPDFPHPWLNLGGMGLAVAGVLAAAFVAFHRRDVV, encoded by the coding sequence ATGAGGACCCTGCACGCGGAATGGGTCAAGCTCCGCAGCCTGCGGTCGACCTGGCTCACGCTGGCCTGCCTGTTCGTCGTCGGGCTGGGCATCTCGGCGCTGGCCGCCAATGCCACCGGCGACACGTGGGCCGAGGCGACAGCGGCGGACCGCCAGGCGTGGGACCCGACCGGGCACAGCCTGACGGCGTACATCGTCGCCCAGCTCATCATCGGCGTGCTCGGCATCCTCGTGGTCACGTCGGAATACGCCACCGGGCTGATGAGCACCACGCTGACCGCCACGCCCCGCCGCACCCGGGTGCTGGCGGCCAAGGTGACGCTGGCCGCGGTGATCGCCGTCGTCGCCGGGGAACTGCTGATGTTCGGCGCCTTCCTGATCGGTCAGGCCCTGATCGCCCGGCAAGGCGTGCCCAGCGCCGCGCTCGGTGACCCCGGTGTGCTCCCCGCCGTCCTCGCGGGCGGCCTCTACCTCGCGGTGATCGGCCTGCTCGCCGTAGGACTGGGCGCCCTGGTGCGCGCCACGGCGGGGGCGCTGGCCACGCTGGTCGGGATCGTCTTCCTGGTGCCCGCACTGGCCGGACTGTTCCCGTCGTGGATGCGCGGCATCTTCGACTACTGGCCCACCCTCGGCGGCGCGGCCGCCCTCACCACGGTGCCGGACCCCGACTTCCCCCACCCGTGGCTCAACCTGGGCGGCATGGGTCTCGCCGTCGCCGGCGTGCTGGCCGCCGCGTTCGTGGCCTTCCACCGCCGCGACGTCGTCTGA
- a CDS encoding ABC transporter ATP-binding protein — protein sequence MIEVRGLTKRYGPATVVDDLTFTVEPGQVTGFLGPNGAGKSTTMRMIVGLVAPDRGTVTVGGRRYRDLPVPLLEVGALLDAGAVHGGRTAYHHLLALAVSNGLPRTRVGEVLSRTGMESVAAKRAGSFSLGMRQRLGIAAALLGDPQVLIFDEPVNGLDPEGIRWVRDLMRSLAAEGRAVLVSSHLMSEMAQTADHLIVVGRGRLIADTTISELTRTGGAGTVLVRADDPVALTRRLTEAGATVHEGLESSLVVADMAAGDIGRLAAFHGIVLSELTPQRASLEDAFMALTRDSVEFQGVAA from the coding sequence ATGATCGAGGTACGGGGCCTGACCAAACGCTACGGGCCCGCGACGGTGGTCGACGATCTCACCTTCACTGTCGAGCCGGGCCAGGTGACCGGCTTCCTGGGGCCCAACGGTGCCGGCAAGTCGACCACCATGCGCATGATCGTCGGGCTGGTCGCGCCCGACCGGGGCACGGTCACCGTGGGCGGGCGCCGCTACCGTGACCTGCCGGTGCCGCTGCTCGAAGTGGGCGCGCTGCTCGACGCGGGGGCGGTGCACGGCGGCCGCACGGCCTACCACCACCTGCTGGCCCTCGCGGTGAGCAACGGCCTGCCCCGCACGAGGGTGGGCGAGGTCCTTTCCCGTACGGGGATGGAAAGCGTCGCGGCCAAGCGGGCCGGCAGTTTCTCGCTCGGCATGCGGCAGCGGCTCGGCATCGCGGCCGCCCTGCTCGGCGACCCGCAGGTGCTGATCTTCGACGAGCCGGTCAACGGGCTCGACCCCGAAGGCATCCGCTGGGTGCGCGACCTGATGCGGTCGCTGGCCGCCGAGGGCCGGGCCGTACTCGTCTCCAGCCACCTGATGAGCGAGATGGCGCAGACCGCCGACCACCTGATCGTCGTCGGCCGCGGGCGCCTGATCGCCGACACGACCATCAGCGAACTGACCCGTACGGGTGGGGCCGGCACGGTCCTGGTGCGCGCGGACGACCCCGTCGCGCTGACCCGCAGACTGACCGAGGCGGGCGCGACGGTCCACGAGGGGCTCGAGTCGTCGCTGGTCGTCGCGGACATGGCCGCCGGTGACATCGGGCGGCTGGCCGCCTTCCACGGGATCGTGCTCAGCGAACTGACCCCGCAGCGGGCCTCGCTGGAGGACGCCTTCATGGCCCTCACCCGCGACAGCGTCGAGTTCCAGGGGGTGGCGGCATGA
- a CDS encoding arsenic resistance protein, producing the protein MERHQVTIYLSAIAAGAALGLLAPGAGPGLEHVISPVLGALLYVTFLQVPMKDLVHSWRDGRFLAAALVVNFVVVPLVVAAMFAFLPSDQAVRVGVLLVLLAPCIDYVIVFSGLAGGSSDRLLATTPLLLIAQMALLPLFLVAFLGPGLADVVEAGPFLRAFLLLIVIPLALAGATRARGRRAVPALTTTMVPLMAATLLVVVASQTPRLTAAVLGSIPFYALFLLVMAFAGLGVARLFRLDGPASRAIVFTGATRNSLVVLPLALALPETMSVAPAVVVTQTLIEVIGMVLYVRAIPRLESRVRRRWRAS; encoded by the coding sequence GTGGAACGGCACCAGGTCACGATCTACCTGTCGGCGATCGCGGCCGGGGCCGCCCTGGGCCTGCTCGCGCCCGGCGCCGGCCCGGGGCTCGAACACGTGATCAGCCCCGTGCTCGGCGCCCTGCTCTACGTCACGTTCCTGCAGGTGCCGATGAAGGACCTGGTCCACTCGTGGCGCGACGGCCGGTTCCTCGCGGCCGCGCTGGTGGTCAACTTCGTCGTGGTGCCGCTCGTGGTGGCCGCGATGTTCGCTTTCCTGCCCTCGGACCAGGCCGTACGGGTGGGGGTCCTGCTGGTTCTGCTGGCGCCCTGCATCGACTACGTCATCGTGTTCAGCGGCCTGGCCGGGGGCAGCAGCGACCGTCTGCTGGCCACCACCCCGCTGCTGCTGATCGCCCAGATGGCCCTGCTGCCCCTGTTCCTGGTGGCCTTCCTGGGCCCCGGCCTGGCCGACGTGGTCGAGGCCGGCCCGTTCCTCCGCGCGTTCCTGCTGCTGATCGTCATCCCGCTCGCGCTGGCCGGGGCCACCCGGGCCCGGGGCCGCCGAGCCGTCCCGGCGCTGACCACGACGATGGTGCCGCTCATGGCCGCGACCCTGCTGGTGGTGGTCGCCTCGCAGACCCCGCGACTGACGGCCGCAGTGCTCGGCAGCATCCCCTTCTACGCCCTGTTCCTGCTGGTCATGGCCTTCGCAGGCCTCGGCGTAGCCCGCCTGTTCCGGCTGGACGGCCCGGCGAGCCGCGCGATCGTCTTCACCGGCGCGACCCGCAACTCCCTGGTCGTGCTCCCCCTGGCCCTGGCCCTTCCGGAGACCATGTCGGTGGCACCCGCCGTCGTCGTCACCCAGACGCTGATCGAGGTGATCGGCATGGTGCTCTACGTGCGCGCGATCCCCCGCCTGGAGAGCCGGGTCAGGCGTCGGTGGCGGGCATCGTGA
- a CDS encoding ATP-binding protein, whose protein sequence is MRITSWTMRRRVLVLFTVAGLLLAGIGAFAAVTAIDSNKNLDVLLDKTGPMRVAGQELYSAYLDQETGVRGYALSRDAKNLQPYEQGVAAEKQLLARIGELNGPGGRADIRADLEQVRQLAGQWRADVAEPVIAGGTAAAGAGDARFNALRAAIDTLQADILTLRDEAAGAARRTASVLVALEIAAAVILVLVGGLMLLLLDRLVSRPIAELAAQVRRVAGGDYERRIVSAGSPELSSLAGDVDGMRRRIASELTEVREARTLVEAANQQLELKAEELGRSNRDLEQFAYVASHDLQEPLRKVASFCQLLQRRYAGQLDERADQYIGFAVDGAQRMQRLINDLLAFSRVGRLTSEFTPVPLERVLTEVKSQLEARAGDDAEITWSDLPVVEGEEPLLTTLFVNLIGNSLKFRRPGVPPVVRVSAEREGDEWRINVRDNGIGIEREFADKVFVIFQRLHPREAYDGTGIGLAIGKKIVEYHGGRIWLDLDVEEGTSLWFTMPATDA, encoded by the coding sequence TTGCGCATCACCTCCTGGACGATGCGCCGCCGCGTGCTCGTGCTGTTCACCGTGGCCGGGCTGCTGCTGGCCGGCATCGGCGCGTTCGCCGCCGTGACCGCGATCGACAGCAACAAGAACCTCGACGTGCTGCTCGACAAGACCGGCCCCATGCGTGTCGCCGGTCAGGAGCTGTACTCGGCGTACCTCGACCAGGAGACCGGCGTACGGGGATACGCGCTCAGCCGCGACGCCAAGAACCTGCAGCCGTACGAGCAAGGGGTGGCCGCCGAGAAGCAACTGCTCGCCCGCATCGGCGAACTCAACGGGCCCGGCGGCCGGGCCGACATCCGCGCCGACCTGGAACAGGTGCGGCAACTGGCCGGCCAGTGGCGCGCCGACGTGGCCGAGCCGGTGATCGCCGGCGGGACCGCCGCCGCTGGGGCCGGTGACGCCCGCTTCAACGCCCTGCGCGCGGCCATCGACACCCTGCAGGCCGACATCCTGACCCTGCGCGACGAGGCGGCGGGCGCGGCCCGGCGGACGGCGTCCGTGCTGGTCGCGCTGGAGATCGCGGCCGCCGTCATCCTGGTCCTGGTGGGCGGGCTGATGCTGTTGCTGCTCGACCGGCTGGTCAGCCGGCCCATCGCCGAGCTGGCGGCGCAGGTGCGGCGGGTGGCCGGCGGTGACTACGAGCGCCGGATCGTCTCGGCCGGGTCACCCGAACTGAGCAGCCTGGCGGGCGACGTCGACGGCATGCGCCGGCGGATCGCCTCCGAACTGACCGAGGTGCGCGAGGCCCGCACGCTGGTCGAAGCGGCCAACCAGCAGCTCGAGCTCAAAGCCGAGGAGCTCGGCCGGTCCAACCGTGACCTCGAGCAGTTCGCCTACGTGGCGTCGCACGACCTGCAGGAGCCGCTGCGCAAAGTGGCCAGCTTCTGCCAGTTGCTGCAGCGCCGGTACGCGGGTCAGCTCGACGAGCGGGCCGACCAGTACATCGGCTTCGCGGTGGACGGCGCCCAGCGGATGCAGCGGCTGATCAACGACCTGCTCGCGTTCTCCCGCGTCGGGCGGCTCACGTCGGAATTCACCCCGGTGCCGCTGGAACGGGTCCTGACCGAGGTGAAGTCGCAGCTCGAGGCGCGGGCGGGCGACGACGCCGAGATCACGTGGTCCGACCTGCCCGTGGTGGAGGGCGAGGAGCCGCTGCTGACGACCCTGTTCGTCAACCTGATCGGCAACTCGCTCAAGTTCCGCCGCCCCGGCGTGCCGCCGGTGGTGCGGGTCAGCGCCGAACGTGAAGGCGACGAGTGGCGGATCAACGTACGCGACAACGGCATCGGCATCGAACGCGAGTTCGCCGACAAGGTCTTCGTCATCTTCCAGCGCCTGCACCCGCGGGAGGCCTACGACGGCACCGGCATCGGCCTGGCCATCGGCAAGAAAATCGTCGAATACCACGGCGGGCGCATCTGGCTCGACCTCGACGTCGAGGAGGGCACCTCCCTCTGGTTCACGATGCCCGCCACCGACGCCTGA
- a CDS encoding TetR/AcrR family transcriptional regulator, with the protein MARKGLTAELVTVAGAELADEAGFAQVTPSAVARRVGVQVASLYAHVRNADDLRTRITLLALTEMADRAAAALAGRAGRDALVALGNTYRDYAREHPGRYEAAQARLDHATALASAGPRHAEMMRAILRGYALPETEQTHAVRLIGSTVHGYITQESGGGFDHSRPGPQQSWERILDALDTLLRHWPHEG; encoded by the coding sequence ATGGCGCGCAAGGGGCTGACGGCCGAGCTGGTGACGGTGGCCGGGGCGGAGCTGGCCGACGAGGCGGGTTTCGCGCAGGTCACACCGTCGGCGGTGGCGCGGCGGGTCGGCGTGCAGGTGGCCAGCCTGTACGCGCATGTCCGCAACGCCGACGACCTGCGCACGCGCATCACGCTGCTGGCGCTGACCGAGATGGCCGACCGGGCCGCGGCCGCGCTGGCGGGCCGCGCGGGCCGGGACGCCCTGGTCGCGCTGGGCAACACGTATCGCGACTACGCCCGCGAGCATCCCGGGCGCTACGAGGCGGCCCAGGCCCGGCTCGACCACGCGACCGCGCTGGCCAGTGCCGGCCCCCGCCACGCCGAGATGATGCGCGCCATCCTGCGGGGGTACGCCCTTCCCGAGACCGAGCAGACCCACGCCGTACGGCTGATCGGCAGCACTGTCCACGGCTACATCACTCAGGAGTCGGGCGGCGGGTTCGACCACAGCCGGCCCGGCCCGCAGCAGAGCTGGGAGCGCATCCTCGACGCGCTCGACACGCTGCTGCGCCATTGGCCCCACGAAGGATGA
- a CDS encoding SGNH/GDSL hydrolase family protein: protein MTDHTTPVTAELIRGAVELEETHHGLLPHRLPAWARAQAADPQIATVEAQPSGVRVVFRTRATGVTLVAAPTRLELRGVPARPPGVYDLLVDGVLAGRRTNPGGTTVTVDPATGAVDTVPGEPGRVDFTGLSDELKTVEIWLPHYERTELVELHTDAPVAAAPPSGRPRWLHHGSSISQGSNAAAPTGIWPVVAAAHAGVELTNLGFGGSALIDPFTARTMRDLPADIISVKLGINVVNADLMRRRAFGPAVHGFLDTIRDGHPSTPLVVVSPIYCPIHEDTPGPGAFDVEALREGRMSFVATGDPAERAAGKLTLTVIREELSRIVAERAPTDPHLSYLDGLSLYGEADHAELPLPDRLHPDAATHELIGRRFAERVFS, encoded by the coding sequence GTGACAGACCACACCACACCCGTGACCGCCGAGCTGATCCGCGGCGCCGTCGAGCTGGAGGAGACGCACCACGGGCTGCTGCCCCACCGGCTTCCGGCCTGGGCGCGCGCCCAGGCCGCCGACCCGCAGATCGCGACGGTCGAGGCCCAACCTTCCGGCGTACGGGTGGTGTTCCGCACCCGGGCCACCGGTGTCACGCTCGTGGCCGCACCCACCCGGCTGGAGCTGCGCGGGGTGCCGGCCCGCCCGCCGGGCGTCTACGACCTGCTCGTGGACGGCGTCCTGGCCGGCCGGCGGACGAACCCCGGGGGCACGACCGTGACGGTCGACCCGGCCACCGGGGCCGTCGACACCGTGCCCGGCGAGCCCGGCCGCGTCGACTTCACCGGCCTGTCCGACGAGCTCAAGACCGTCGAGATCTGGCTGCCGCACTATGAGCGCACCGAGCTCGTCGAGCTGCACACGGACGCCCCGGTCGCGGCGGCACCGCCCTCCGGCCGGCCGCGGTGGCTGCATCACGGCAGCTCGATCAGTCAGGGCTCGAACGCCGCCGCCCCGACCGGCATCTGGCCCGTGGTGGCGGCCGCGCACGCCGGGGTCGAGCTGACCAACCTGGGCTTCGGCGGCAGCGCCCTGATCGACCCGTTCACCGCCCGCACGATGCGGGACCTGCCGGCCGACATCATCAGCGTCAAGCTCGGCATCAACGTCGTCAACGCCGACCTGATGCGCCGGCGCGCCTTCGGCCCGGCCGTGCACGGCTTCCTCGACACGATCCGCGACGGCCACCCGTCGACGCCGCTGGTGGTGGTCTCGCCGATCTACTGCCCCATCCACGAGGACACACCGGGCCCCGGCGCCTTCGACGTCGAGGCCCTGCGCGAAGGCCGGATGAGTTTCGTGGCCACCGGTGACCCGGCCGAGCGGGCCGCGGGCAAACTCACCCTCACGGTCATCCGCGAGGAGCTGTCCCGCATCGTGGCCGAGCGCGCCCCGACCGACCCGCACTTGTCCTACCTGGACGGGCTCTCCCTGTACGGCGAGGCCGACCACGCGGAGCTGCCCCTGCCCGACCGGTTGCACCCGGACGCGGCCACCCACGAGCTGATCGGGCGCCGCTTCGCCGAGCGGGTGTTCAGTTAG